The nucleotide sequence CCTTTATCCTTTCCGCCCGCGATTAAAATTATAGGCGGTGTAAGGCTTTCAAGCGCTTTTTGAGTTGCAGCAGGACTGGTGGACTTTGAGTCGTTGTATACATTTGCGCCTCCAAGTTTTCCAATGTATTCATTTCTATGCTCAAGAGGCTCAAAATGATCTATTGCTTCTTGAATCAGCTTTGGATCGCAGCCTAAAATTGCTGTTCCTGCAATTGCGGCCATAATGTTTTCTATATTATGAGCTCCTAACAGTTTAGTTTCAGAGACACTATAGCTATGGTCTCTAAAAATTATATTTGATCCGTCATACTTAATTCCATCTAGGTTTGATTCTCCAAAGGGTATTTGGTGAGATTTAACTTCATTTAGATGTGAGATGATCTCTATATCTTCGCCGTTGTAGATAAACCAGTCTTGCTCGCTCTGGTTTGAATAAATCTTAAGTTTTGACTGAACATACTCTTCAAAACTCTTATGATGGTCTAGGTGGTTAGGGGTGATATTTAAAATCACAGCTATTTCAGGCCTAAAAGTTGTAACGCCCTGAAGCTGAAAACTGCTTAGCTCGAGCACAAGGATATCAAACTGCTCTGCAGTGTCTGCTATCTGAATAAGAGGGGTTCCAATATTAGCGCCTAAAAACACCTTCTTACTATTTCTTTCGAGTATTTTTGCTATTAGTGTTGAAGTAGTTGTTTTACCATTTGATCCCGTGATGGCGATTATCGGAGTATTTATAAACCGGCTGGCAAGCTCAACCTCGCTAATTACTTCAGTTCCATTTTTTAAAGCTGTTTTTATTTGTGGGATGCTAAATGGAACACCGGGGCTTAGAACAATTAGATCCGCCCATAGAAAAGTTTCATCTGTATGAATTCCTGCCTCTACATCGACTCCCAGAGAAGACATCTCTGAAAAAACCGGACCTAATTTCTCACGAGTAGAACTGTCGCTAGCTTTTACTTGAGCGCCTCTTCGAATAAGGAACCGCGCCGTATCCTGACCCGTTTTGCCAAGACCTACGACAAGTATTTTTTTATCCTTAAGCTCCATTTATCTCCCTTACTATCTTAGTTTTAATGTAGATAGAGCAAAAAGCGCAAGCACAAGAGATATTATCCAAAACCTTATAACTACTTTTGATTCTGACCATCCGCTAAGCTCAAAATGGTGATGTAGTGGCGCCATTTTAAAAACCCTTTTTCCGGTGAGTTTGAACGAGAAAACCTGAATTATTACAGACAGCGCTTCAGCTACGAAAATACCGCCAACTACGATTAGAAGAAGTTCTTGTTTTATGATTAGTGCAACAGAGCCTATTGCGGCGCCAAGTGCTAGTGAGCCTACGTCTCCCATAAAGACTTGTGCAGGATGAGAATTGTACCAGAGAAAACCAAGGCAGGCCCCGCCTACTGCTGCCAGATACACTGCAAGTTCTCCCCCTTGAGGTATGTAGGGAATCTGTAGATACGTTGAGAATTCCTGATGCCCGGAGAGGTAGGCTAAGATAATATAAGTCGCAGTCGCTACCAGTATTGATCCTATGGCAAGTCCATCCAAACCATCAGTAAGGTTTACTGCATTTGACGCACCAACTACTACCAGTACTCCAAATGGAATGTAGAACCAGCTAAGGTCCAAAACTGCTTTTTTGAAGAAAGGAAATAGAACTGATGTGTATGAATAAGTCTCTGACTCGCTTCCGCTAACTACCATGTTGAAACCGTATATTTCAGTCAGTATGAGAGATACAAAAAGCGTTCCGAAAACAATTTGTAAGAGGAATTTTAACCTTGCGCTCATACCTTTTCCTTTTTTATACTTAAGCCAGTCATCCAAAAATCCAATAAGCGCATAGCTAAAAGTAAAGAGAAGTACAGTCC is from Thermodesulfobacteriota bacterium and encodes:
- the murD gene encoding UDP-N-acetylmuramoyl-L-alanine--D-glutamate ligase, with protein sequence MELKDKKILVVGLGKTGQDTARFLIRRGAQVKASDSSTREKLGPVFSEMSSLGVDVEAGIHTDETFLWADLIVLSPGVPFSIPQIKTALKNGTEVISEVELASRFINTPIIAITGSNGKTTTSTLIAKILERNSKKVFLGANIGTPLIQIADTAEQFDILVLELSSFQLQGVTTFRPEIAVILNITPNHLDHHKSFEEYVQSKLKIYSNQSEQDWFIYNGEDIEIISHLNEVKSHQIPFGESNLDGIKYDGSNIIFRDHSYSVSETKLLGAHNIENIMAAIAGTAILGCDPKLIQEAIDHFEPLEHRNEYIGKLGGANVYNDSKSTSPAATQKALESLTPPIILIAGGKDKG
- the mraY gene encoding phospho-N-acetylmuramoyl-pentapeptide-transferase, which encodes MFHLLYLLKDDFIIFNVFRYITFRSFGAGVTAFLISIILGGVFIRFLARQQLKENIRDDGPESHKVKQGTPTMGGAFIVVAIAVSTLLWVDLSSQVMWTVLLFTFSYALIGFLDDWLKYKKGKGMSARLKFLLQIVFGTLFVSLILTEIYGFNMVVSGSESETYSYTSVLFPFFKKAVLDLSWFYIPFGVLVVVGASNAVNLTDGLDGLAIGSILVATATYIILAYLSGHQEFSTYLQIPYIPQGGELAVYLAAVGGACLGFLWYNSHPAQVFMGDVGSLALGAAIGSVALIIKQELLLIVVGGIFVAEALSVIIQVFSFKLTGKRVFKMAPLHHHFELSGWSESKVVIRFWIISLVLALFALSTLKLR